The Montipora capricornis isolate CH-2021 chromosome 6, ASM3666992v2, whole genome shotgun sequence genome has a window encoding:
- the LOC138051200 gene encoding DNA-directed RNA polymerase II subunit RPB4-like, with product MATGSSVQTAAAEEDATELQFPKEFESAETLLNSEVYMLLEHRKTQNEGTEEEQELSEVFIKTLNYTQKFSRYKNRETIAQVRSLLGKKKLHKFELACLANLCPETAEEAKALIPSLEGRFDDDDLQQFLDDIQTHRSFQY from the exons ATGGCGACTGGTAGTTCTGTGCAAACAGCAGCTGCCGAAGAAGACGCCACGGAATTACAGTTTCCAAAAG AGTTTGAAAGTGCAGAAACTCTGTTGAACTCAGAAGTGTACATGTTACTGGAGCACAGAAAGACACAGAATGAAGGCACAGAGGAAGAACAAGAGTTGTCAGAAGTTTTCATCAAAACATTAAATTACACACAGAAGTTTAGCAGATATAAAAACAGAGAAACCATCGCTCAAGTGAGAAG TTTACTGGGAAAAAAGAAACTGCACAAGTTTGAACTGGCCTGCTTGGCCAATTTGTGTCCTGAAACAGCTGAGGAGGCTAAAGCTTTAATTCCAAG CTTGGAGGGTAGATTTGATGATGACGACCTTCAGCAGTTCCTAGATGATATCCAGACTCACAGAAGCTTCCAATACTAA
- the LOC138051205 gene encoding protein DDI1 homolog 2-like, producing the protein MKVTVTLEGDQIYNVDVSNDLELDNFKALLEFESGVQSSQIVIFHNGVQLRDNTKTLEGYGIKDGDVLLMQRVMQATEPLRQMSGMGPISGLDWGSIQVPGQSHPQSPQNQTGQAQPQQAVVDRDSPQYIRDMFLADPHQLSLLKERNPELADALLSGNLQNFAQVLQRQRQERADRDMQRIRTMNADPLDLEAQKQIAEEIRMSNVNQNMEIAMEYSPESFGKVVMLYINCKLNGHPVKAFVDSGAQMTFMSAACAERCNIMRLLDQRWAGIAKGVGTQKIVGRVHVAQIQIEKDFLQSSFSVMEDQPMDLVLGLDMLKRHQCCIDLKNNVLHIGTTGTETPFLAESDLPVTDRLTFSDREEQMTQDKQLAEMEDRELAEAMLRSANSSSQGSSSSFSSPSSSSASMSGAANIPEASIQKIVDLGFTRDQAILELQRTNGNVDIASAALIARSLSFPPQTR; encoded by the exons ATGAAAGTCACCGTAACCTTAGAAGGCGATCAAATATATAATGTAGATGTGAGCAATGATCTAGAACTGGACAATTTTAAGGCACTGCTGGAGTTCGAATCGGGCGTTCAGTCGTCCCAAATCGTGATTTTTCACAACGGCGTACAACTCCGAGACAACACAAAGACGCTGGAAGGCTATGGAATCAAAGATGGCGATGTATTGTTGATGCAACGTGTCATGCAAGCCACAGAACCTCTTCGACAGATGTCAG GCATGGGTCCAATAAGTGGGTTAGACTGGGGAAGCATACAAGTCCCTGGCCAATCCCATCCACAGTCACCACAGAATCAAACTGGCCAGGCACAGCCCCAGCAGGCAGTAGTCGACAGAGATAGTCCACAGTATATAAGAGACATGTTCTTAGCTGACCCCCATCAACTTTCCCTGCTAAAAGAAAGAAACCCAGAACTTGCTGATGCACTTTTAAGTGGGAATTTACAAAATTTTGCTCAAGTGCTCCAAAGACAGCGTCAGGAAAGAGCTGATAGAGATATGCAGCGCATTAGAACCATGAATGCCGATCCGCTTGATCTTGAGGCCCAGAAACAAATTGCAGAGGAGATCCGTATGTCAAATGTAAATCAAAACATGGAGATTGCTATGGAGTATTCTCCAGAATCCTTTGGCAAGGTAGTCATGCTGTACATAAACTGTAAGCTGAATGGTCACCCTGTGAAGGCATTTGTCGACTCAGGAGCACAAATGACATTCATGAGTGCAGCTTGTGCAGAAAGATGCAACATCATGCGACTGCTGGATCAGCGATGGGCAGGTATTGCTAAAGGTGTGGGAACACAGAAAATTGTTGGACGTGTTCATGTGGCACAAATCCAGATAGAGAAGGACTTTTTGCAATCATCTTTCTCTGTAATGGAAGATCAGCCAATGGATTTAGTTTTGGGACTCGACATGTTGAAAAGACATCAG TGTTGCATTGATCTAAAAAACAATGTACTGCACATTGGTACAACTGGGACAGAGACTCCATTCCTTGCTGAGTCTGATCTACCTGTGACTGATCGTCTAACGTTTAGTGACAGAGAAGAACAGATGACTCAAGACAAGCAGCTGGCAGAAATGGAAGATAGAGAACTGGCAGAAGCAATGTTACGATCAGCAAACAGCAGCTCCCAAGGGTCAagctcttccttttcttccccGTCTTCATCTTCTGCAAGCATGTCTGGAGCAGCTAACATTCCCGAGGCAAGCATTCAGAAGATAGTAGATCTTGGTTTTACAAGGGATCAGGCAATTTTAGAACTTCAGAGAACCAATGGTAATGTTGATATTGCTTCTGCTGCACTGATTGCAAGGTCCCTTTCATTTCCaccacaaacaagatga
- the LOC138051199 gene encoding LOW QUALITY PROTEIN: flavin-dependent L-tryptophan oxidase VioA-like (The sequence of the model RefSeq protein was modified relative to this genomic sequence to represent the inferred CDS: deleted 2 bases in 1 codon): MKKMLIILIFTFIGLTSSKDCRDKKSKAFCEAYKNDCSNHVVKRFCQKTCGLCDGGGGGGGCTGPKKCDVAIVGGGLSGLYMAESLLRHGKETQVCVFERDERLGGRILDHVFLQVPNVTVGLGAWRIDMAHNNMREILLRLNIPSTDWDFYSNPKTETRGIVSRDEQEIKRQSFPTLTRGMFKNMSHTEMLDYLLKPEHLESITKFATFETFQHHFLTPEGSRFYFDIFGYDGDLKGSPEGVVEYYRQLTALTGKEIRPLKGMSAIIEALALSARTLGAKILAGHDFRILSIDKKARHFLLKTSKYEIKASKLVVAAPPGSFEKVSGCVAQRIQRTREFQSILARPAFKGAAVYPSAWWEEKSYNKHRLYPMERFLSNSDCLGWTLPHSGSGLNGEAVLHVSYNDGVCGEKWGEILKLPKTVVDQEIHRALEYKFQTKIPTPLSTVYQYWNEGAWYLQKPGSYVSMKEVEEWAKRPFRNEPIFVIGSAYHPYRGYSEGAIISADNALNEGWNIMQTRGQTRITTATTFSKANWRNIR; this comes from the exons ACTGCCGAGACAAGAAAAGCAAAGCGTTCTGTGAGGCTTATAAAAATGATTGCTCGAACCACGTCGTGAAACGATTTTGTCAAAAGACTTGCGGACTGTGCG ATGGCGGTGGGGGA GGTGGAGGGTGCACTGGGCCAAAGAAATGCGATGTAGCGATCGTGGGGGGCGGCCTTAGCGGATTGTACATGGCTGAATCACTCCTACGACATGGCAAAGAAACTCAAGTGTGCGTGTTCGAAAGAGATGAGCGCCTTGGTGGAAGGATTCTTGATCATGTCTTCCTTCAAGTTCCTAATGTTACAGTAG GTCTTGGAGCCTGGAGAATTGACATGGCGCACAATAACATGCG AGAAATtcttttgagattaaatattcCTTCGACAGACTGGGATTTTTACTCGAATCCAAAAACAGAAACCAGGGGAATCGTTTCCAGGGACGAGCAAGAAATCAAACGGCAGTCTTTTCCGACCTTGACACGGGGAATGTTTAAGAACATGTCGCACACTGAAATGCTGGATTATCTCCTCAAGCCTGAGCATCTCGAAAGCATTACAAAGTTCGCAACCTTTGAAACGTTCCAACATCATTTTCTGACGCCAGAAGGCTCGCGCTTTTATTTCGACATCTTTGGATATGACGGCGACCTCAAGGGAAGCCCAGAGGGTGTTGTGGAATACTACAGACAACTGACTGCATTAACAGGAAAAGAGATTCGCCCATTAAAAGGCATGTCTGCCATCATTGAAGCTCTAGCGTTATCAGCCAGAACCCTAGGGGCGAAAATATTGGCTGGACATGATTTCAGGATTCTTTCAATTGACAAGAAAGCACgtcattttcttttgaaaacctCAAAGTATGAAATCAAAGCGTCAAAATTAGTCGTTGCCGCTCCACCTGGCTCCTTCGAGAAGGTTAGTGGCTGCGTTGCCCAACGGATTCAGCGTACGAGAGAGTTCCAGTCCATTTTAGCCCGGCCGGCATTTAAGGGGGCTGCAGTGTACCCCAGCGCGTGGTGGGAGGAGAAATCGTATAACAAGCACCGGCTATACCCTATGGAGAGATTCTTATCCAACAGTGACTGTCTGGGGTGGACACTTCCACATAG TGGGAGTGGCCTAAATGGCGAAGCAGTGCTGCACGTTTCATACAACGATGGGGTATGTGGTGAAAAATGGGGCGAGATTCTCAAGTTACCGAAGACAGTCGTGGATCAAGAAATCCACCGGGCTTTGGAATACAAGTTTCAAACGAAAATTCCAACACCTCTGAGTACAGTGTATCAATATTGGAACGAAGGAGCCTG GTACCTTCAGAAACCTGGCAGCTATGTGTCAATGAAAGAAGTCGAAGAGTGGGCAAAGAGACCATTTCGAAATGAACCCATCTTCGTGATTGGCAGCGCCTATCATCCCTACCGGGGATACTCAGAAGGCGCAATTATTTCAGCAGACAATGCTTTGAACGAGGGTTGGAATATCATGCAAACACGTGGTCAGACACGCATAACCACCGCCACCACTTTTTCTAAAGCGAACTGGAGGAACATAAGATAG
- the LOC138051204 gene encoding Bardet-Biedl syndrome 1 protein-like produces MGHNIWEDFCRIVVASRLFSSQNMTSHTDSSLDGSGQRDVEEPPEKSVWLNAHQDPMASLYTFSTSISLADLNADSDFKLLVADLGTGTYDTKLKVFKGTSLFMESAIIDLPIALVSFYMDTNDPRTPAVAVASGPFIYVYKNLRPYFKFTLPPLEVNAVEQDLWNQAKEDKIDIHLLREMLESLKNEGSEGLLSVRSLKFLSLEPEELEAFANAHKHAPLKRQTVITCMGTMKKSVADEDAVSCLVIGTESKDVFVLDPEAFTVLAKMSLPSVPVFVSVNGLFDVEFRIVVACRDGKVYTLKRGSKNAKACIELGAQAVGLERTGKSIIVGCMDNTLLCFSTKGKKLWTVYLPSNIFTMSLMDHKARGFKAVMVALSNGEVRIYKEKYLVNTIKMPDAVTALKFGRFGREDSALILITRSGGLYVKILKRTANFEGKDMTPGPPPAQSIKLNVPKKTKLFVDQTLRERDSASSMHRMFQHNLYLLRLMSARAYVSALQKSLNPISSSATEPLKLSAQVQGIGPAFKLTVNLQNISSSVPSTNLLITFQFDDSLYALSKPCITVPLLVPGLMYAYETLVECISDKGISDAIKVFVLHQGNSIPVITAVINMPVSEALVIV; encoded by the exons ATGGGACACAACATTTGGGAGGATTTTTGCAGGATTGTCGTGGCATCGAGATTATTTTCCTCGCAAAATATGACTTCTCATACAGACTCTTCTCTGGATGGGTCTGGTCAAAG GGATGTTGAAGAACCTCCAGAAAAGAGTGTTTGGCTTAATGCCCATCAGGACCCAATGGCGTCCCTCTACACCTTTTCAACCTCTATTTCATTAGCAGATCTGAATGCTGATTCAGACTTCAAACTTCTAGTTGCAGACCTTGGCACCGGGACCTATGACACCAAACTTAAAGTCTTTAAAGGTACCAGTTTGTTCATGGAGAGTGCCATCATAGATCTCCCAATAGCTCTGGTATCATTTTACATGGACACAAATGATCCACGAACTCCTGCCGTGGCAGTAGCCTCTGGGCCATTTATCTATGTGTACAAGAATTTGAGGCCTTACTTCAAGTTTACCCTACCACCACTAGAAGTCAATGCGGTTGAACAAGATCTCTGGAATCAAGCTAAAGAAGACAAGATTGACATTCATTTGCTGAGGGAGATGCTGGAAAGCTTGAAGAATGAGGGAAGTGAGGGCTTGCTCTCAGTTCGTTCCTTAAAATTCCTTTCTCTTGAGCCAGAGGAACTTGAAGCTTTTGCCAATGCCCATAAACATGCACCACTGAAGAGGCAAACAGTTATCACATGCATGGGAACAATGAAGAAAAGTGTTGCAGATGAAGATGCTGTTAGCTGCCTTGTAATTGGCACAGAGAGTAAAGATGTGTTTGTCCTCGATCCTGAGGCCTTCACTGTCCTGGCAAAGATGAGCCTTCCAAGTGTTCCAGTGTTTGTTTCTGTTAATGGCCTGTTTGATGTTGAGTTTCGGATTGTTGTTGCTTGCAGAGATGGTAAAGTTTACACTTTGAAGAGAGGCAGCAAGAATGCTAAAGCTTGTATAGAGCTTGGAGCTCAAGCAGTTGGTCTGGAGCGCACAGGAAAAAGTATCATTGTTGGTTGTATGGATAACACTCTGCTGTGTTTCTCAACTAAGGGGAAGAAGTTGTGGACAGTCTACCTCCCCAGTAATATCTTCACCATGAGCCTCATGGATCACAAAGCCAGGGGATTTAAGGCAGTCATGGTTGCCTTGAGCAATGGTGAAGTCAGAATCTACAAGGAAAAGTATCTTGTCAATACAATCAAAATGCCAGATGCTGTAACTGCCTTAAAGTTTGGCCGGTTTGGCCGTGAAGATAGCGCCTTGATTCTTATAACAAGAAGTGGTGGACTGTATGTGAAAATCTTAAAAAGAACGGCAAACTTTGAAGGGAAGGACATGACGCCCGGCCCGCCCCCTGCACAATCTATTAAGCTAAATGTCCCCAAGAAGACAAAGCTCTTTGTGGATCAAACTCTGCGAGAGAGGGACAGTGCAAGTAGCATGCACAGAATGTTCCAGCATAATCTTTATTTGCTTCGCCTGATGTCTGCAAGGGCTTACGTCAGTGCTTTGCAGAAAAGCCTGAACCCCATCTCTTCTTCAGCTACTGAACCTCTGAAGTTATCGGCACAAGTTCAAGGCATCGGCCCAGCCTTTAAGCTGACTGTTAACCTTCAGAACATTTCGTCTAGTGTGCCATCTACAAACCTCCTCATTACATTTCAGTTTGATGATTCACTGTATGCTCTGTCAAAGCCTTGCATTACTGTTCCTCTACTTGTTCCAGGTCTGATGTATGCTTATGAAACACTGGTTGAGTGCATCAGTGACAAGGGCATTTCAGATGCTATCAAAGTGTTTGTTTTGCATCAGGGCAACAGCATTCCAGTTATCACTGCTGTGATTAATATGCCAGTTAGTGAAGCATTGGTTATTGTGTAG